GGAGGGCAAGCCTTATTCGCCATCAGCACCGCATGAAGTGGCCAGGGCAGGTATCGCCAGGACCTTCCAGAATATCCGTCTATTTGGTGAAATGACGGCATTGGAAAATGTCATGGTAGGCCGTCATATCCGCACTCATCAAGGTGTATTTGGTGCTGTGTTCAGGCACGGCGCAGCAAAAAAAGAAGAGGCTGAAATTCGTCAGCGTGCGCAGGAGTTGCTGGATTTTGTGGGCATAGGGCAGTTCGCCAGCCGCACATCCAAGTTCCTGTCTTATGGTGATCAACGCCGTCTGGAAATTGCCCGTGCACTGGCAACAGATCCAAAGCTGCTGGCACTTGATGAACCTGCTGCCGGTATGAATGCGACAGAAAAACTTGCTCTGCGCGAGTTGCTGGTCAAGATCAAGGCAGAGGGCAAGACGATTTTGCTGATTGAGCATGACGTCAAATTGATGATGGGATTATGTGACAGGATGACTGTTCTGGATTACGGCAAGCCAATTGCAGAAGGTTTGCCAGCAGACATACAGAAAAATCCGGCAGTTATCGAAGCGTATTTGGGAGGTGGTCACTAATGGCTGAGAACGTATTAAAGATAAGCAATCTGAAAGTTGCTTACGGCGGCATCAAGGCCGTTAAAGGAATAGACCTGGAAGTCAACAAGGGTGAATTGATTACCTTGATCGGTGCCAATGGTGCAGGTAAAACCACGACACTGAAAGCCATCACCGGCACCTTGCCTGCCTGTAAGGTTGAAGGCGAGATTGTCTACCTGGGTAACTCCATCCGTAACGTCAATTCTTTCGAGATGGTGAAAAACCACCTGGCCATGGTGCCAGAAGGCCGGGGCGTGTTTACCCGCATGACCATTCTGGAAAACCTGATGATGGGGGCTTTTATCCGTAATGATAAAGCGGGTATCGAAGCCGATATCGAAAAATGGTTTGCCGTCTTCCCGCGCCTGAAAGAGCGTGCGGCACAACTGGCAGGTACCTTGTCCGGTGGTGAACAACAAATGCTGGCGATGGCACGCGCACTGATGAGTCACCCTAATCTATTGCTGCTGGATGAGCCATCCATGGGGCTGTCACCTATCATGGTGGAAAAGATTTTTGAAGTGGTGCGCAATGTGTCAGCCCAGGGAATTACGATCCTGCTGGTAGAGCAGAACGCCAAGCTTGCCTTGCAGGCAGCACATCGCGGCTACGTGATGGATTCTGGTTCCATCACGATGAGTGGCAATGCCAAGGATATGCTGAATGATCCTAAAGTCCAGGCCGCTTATCTTGGTGAGTGATGATACGTTTTACGAAGTAAGGTAAGTCTCTTGCGCAGCATGCGCTGTGCAGGGACCTTTCAAATACCTGCAAGTAATTGCAGGTATTTTTTTGTTTGTTTTTTCTCTTATTATCACTTTTCATTTTTCACCTGGCCATGACAGGCATCTTTTGCTATCCGCAAAAAACGCATCAGGCGATGGAGTCGCTTATCACAATGTAATTGCCCGGGTTTTTTTGCAGACACTTGTTTCCAGACTTGACCTTGATGTGGGTCAAGATATATTCCGTTTTTGGTAAATAGTTTATATAAAACAATAAAGGAACATACATGGAGTTTGTCAATAATATGCAGGCTGCATTGAGCAAGGATGCTGCCATCGCCACACCGGGTTATAGTCGCTGGCTGATAGCCGCTGCTGCTGTATTGATCCATTTCCCGCTTGGTCAGGCATACGGATTTTCTGTCTTCAACGGGCCGCTAGTGAAAGTGCTGGGATCAAGCCTGACCAGCGTTGGCTGGATTTTTTCTGTGGCCATTATTTTTCTGGGGCTGTCAGCGGCAATCTTTGGCAAATGGATAGAACGCGTCGGTCCGCGCAAGGCCATGCTGGCGTCAGCATTGTGTTTTTTGCGGGCTTTCTGGTTTCAGCATTGGGCGTGGTACTGTGCTCTTTGCCAGTAGTTATTCTCGGCTACGGCGTGATTGGTGGTACGGGTCTGGGGATAGGCTATATTTCACCCGTTTCGACACTGATCAAATGGTTCCCTGACAGGCGCGGCATGGCTACCGGTCTGGCTATCATGGGCTCTGGCCTGCGTTCCACTGGGATGGGGAGTCTGGCAAACGGCAATGAAAGTCATGGCTATGTTTGCGTAAGCTAAGCATGTGTACATAAGCAAAAAGCCCTGGCATGTTTCCAGGGCTTTTTGCTTGTTGCCTGCTTGTTAGCCTGTTACAGTAGGAGGGGAGTCCTGCTGTAACAATGCTGATGCTTACTTCTTCGCGGCTTTTGGTGTTGCCGCTTTTGTTGCAGTAGAAACTGCATTGTTCAAGTTGGCTTCGAGAGCTTCAACTGCTTGTTTGGTTGTTTTGCTGATGTGATCGTAGCTGGCGTTCGCATTGTCTATCGATGTTTTGAACAGGGATACAAATTGTTCGGATCCTGCAGGGGCATTTTTAGACACTTCGTCAATCAGGGACAACACTTTGCGGTTGGTTTCCGCGATTTGTGCTTCAGCCGCATGTGTGAATTCTGCCTGTGTGCTGGTGGCGATATTTGCCAGGTGACGGCTATATGCCAGTACTTTTTCAGCGGTAGGCTGTGCCTGCGCTGCGGACAGATTGAAAAATTCTTGCGGGTCTTTGGCAGCCAGCAATTGCTTGGTTGCAGCAGAGCTTTCTTCCAGAGAGGATTTGGCGGCATTCAAATTCAGTTCGATGAATTTTTCTACGCCTTCAAATGCTTTGCCTGTCAATGTAGTGAACAGCGCAAGTTGTGCATCGAAATTGGCTTTAGTTGCTGCAGAAATTTGTTCGGGTGCAGTAAACATGGACATCTCCTAAGTAGGAAAGTGGAATACAAGAAACCTGGCGATTGCTAAGTGGAATGTTGCAACGCCGAACTTAATTATTAAACCATGAAATTGTGCGATGCAATAATCCATATTCTATTGAGTCGCAAAACGAAGTCAAGGTAAATTTGTGCGTCGCAATATAATAATTATGTATATAAAATCATTTGATACAGTTACCCGGTCAGGAAAATGGAAAAACAAGCAAGGACACTTTTCCTGTGGTAATTATGTATGGTAATTATGACCAGAAAATGAAGTGGCATGCCTATGTTAGACTTTCGTATGGAGATTTGCGTTCAGGTAATTCATTTTGTGACAAGCATATAGCTGGGAGAGGCAATGGCAATCACTGCAAAAACAAAAAAAGACTTTAAGCATTTTCATGCAATTACTACACGCTGGATGGATAACGATGCTTATGGGCATGTTAATAATGTCGTGTATTACAGCTGGTTTGATACTGTCGTCAACGAGTTCCTGATCAGTAACGGTGTCCTGGACATAGAAAACAGCCCGGTCATAGGCCTGGTCATAGAAACCCAGTGCAATTACCTGGCCTCGGTTGCTTTTCCTGATGTCATAGAAGCAGGCGTCAGCGTCAGCAAGTTAGGTAATTCCAGCGTGCGCTATGAAGTAGGCATTTTCAAGAATGGTGAAGACCAGGCTGCCGCTCAGGGACATTTCGTGCACGTTTATGTAGATAGGGAGAATCGCCGCCCTACAGCCATCCCTGGCAACATGCGCCAGCTCTTGCAAACAATAGAGGTAACCGGCTCATGATTACGTCAGCAAATCAGCAAGTGGTTGATGAAGCCATCACGTCGCGCCGCTCGATACGTGCATTTTTGCCAACGGCCGTGGCGCGTGAAGATATACAGGCAATACTTGAGGTTGCTGCCCGCGCACCATCTGGCAGCAATACCCAGCCCTGGAAAGTTTATGTACTGACCGGCTCCCGCCTGCATGCAGTATCGAATGCCATTCTGGCTGCCCACAATAGTGAGGGGCAGGGGGGGCATGAGCAAGAATACAATTATTATCCGGTGAAATGGATTACTCCCTACCTGGAGCGTCGCCGCAAGGTAGGCTGGGATCTATATGCCTTGCTGGGCCTGGGGCGTGAAAACAAGATGGGCATGCACGCGCAGCATGGTCGCAACTATGCCTTTTTTGATGCGCCGGTGGGCTTCATCTTTACCATAGACCGGGTCATGGAGCAGGGGTCATGGCTGGACTACGGCATGTTCCTGCAAAATATTATGATTGCTGCGCGTGGTCGCGGTCTTGACACCTGTCCACAGGCGGCCTTCACTCAATATCACAAGGTAATTGCAGAGCAGCTGCAGCTACCGGCAGATGAAATGCTGGTATGTGGCATGTCACTGGGTTATGCCGATCACAGCAAAATTGAAAACAATCTGGTGACCGAAAGAGCGAGCCTTGCTGATTTTGTACGGTTTATCGAATAAAGAAGACAATTGATTATTTCTGGAAAGTGAATTGTGAATTTTGTTTAAAAGCCAGAATATTTTTGCAACTTACCCTAAGGCTGCGAATGAATAAGCGCAGCTAACTCCTTATTTTCCTTGCGGAATTTCCGAATTTTGCTACACTGCACTATCTTTTTGGCATATCTAATCTGGAGTCATTAATGGTGAAATTTGCCCGTAGTGCAGTGGTTTTTGCATTAATCGCACTCTTGCCAGTGGCTAGTGCGCTGGCTGCCAACAACACTCACAAGAATTCTTCCAAGAAACATGCTGTCCATGGCAAGACGCATGCGGCTCCGCATAAGAAAATTATTATTCATACTGCGTCGGGCAAACTGGTCAAGCGTACCGTCATGGTGCATGGCAAACGAAAGGTCATTACAGAGCGAGTGGCTCTGGTACGTGAAGTGCCGGACAAGCCCAGCATGGGTGATACCGTCGGCTTGAAAAATACTCAGGACCCTCTGGAATTGAAATCAAATGTGGCCTATGTGGTTGATCAGGATAGTTCCAAGGTCTTGTTTGAAAAAAATTCTGACGTTTCCCTGCCTATCGCTTCAATCACCAAACTCATGACCAGTCTGGTAGTAGTAGAAGCCCATCAGGACATGGATGAGCAGATAGAAGTGACGAATGATGATATCGACAAGGAAAAAAACACCAGCTCCCGCTTGAAGATAGGTGCCAAATTATCGCGCTCTGACATGTTGCATATTGCCTTGATGAGTTCAGAAAATCGTGCAGCCTCTGCACTCGGACGCAATTATCCAGGTGGCTTGCCTGCATTTGTCACTGCGATGAACACCAAAGCGAAGCAGCTGGGCATGACTGATACGCATTATGTGGATTCCAGTGGTCTTTCCAGCCAGAACCGCGCCAGCGCACGTGATTTGGTGAAACTGGTCAATGCTGCCTATCAGCACCCTGTAATCAGGCAGTATTCTACCGATTCAAAATACGTCGTTGCGCCAGGTGGCAAAAATCTCGAATACGGCACGTCCAACAAACTGGTTATCAATCCTGCATGGGAAATCGGTTTGCAAAAAACAGGTTACATTGCCGAAGCTGGCCGCTGCCTGGTTATGCAAGCGATTATTGAAGGCCGCAATATTGTCATGGTCTTCCTTGACTCCAAGGGCAAATATTCACGTCTGGCAGATGCCGACCGCATGAAGAAATGGCTGGAGACGATCAAGCCGCATGTCTGAGCAGTATTCAAAGCATGTCGTAATAAATGTAACACGCAAGAACAAATTCTCACTATACCCGCCTTAACAGGCGGGTATTTTTTTGCCAATAAACATTTAAGTCTGGGCAAAAGCTGAAATCAGCAGGCTTACGAGGCTCTTACGATACTTGATTACAATAAGTAATTTATTTGATGAATTTTCGGTATTTGCCATCCAGTGAATTTGAGTCCATCGCTTCAGGTACGACCTGATCCCGTGTAAGTAGCTGCATTCCCCCAAAAATGTGGTGAAACCTTGCCGTCACTTCCCTTTAAGAAATACTCTAAGATGTGCCGACTTGCACTGGTAAGTTTGTTGGGAAAATGTAGCGAATTTGTCTTGCCGAAACAATTATGGAGTGGCTTTAACTATATTTCACATTCTGTTTTTTATGAAATTAAATATTTAAAGCCTTTTGGGGTATTGTCCTGCATTTTGCCTATCTTTTAATCAAGAGAATGTTTCTCAAAGCTAGAGATGGCGAGGATAGAAAACCGTAGTTGGATTTTCCTTCATCAATGTTTCTATATTATTTTAGTAAAGCAATCGTTTGCTCAATTTTTGAGAGAACTTTATTCACACAGTAGTAGTTTTATTTGCCTCAAATAATGACGACACCGACATATCACTTTATCTCAGGCCTGCCACGTTCTGGCTCTACCTTATTGGCTGCTTTGTTACTGCAAAACCCACGCTTTCATGCCGGGATGACCAGCCCTGTCGGTACTTTATATACCAGCATGTTGCATCAGTTTGGCGCAGGGACTGAGTTTGGTCCGGTCATTACCAAGGCTGAACGCAAGCGCCTGGTGCGTGGTTTGTTTGATTCTTATTATGCCGAGCACGCTGACAAGAGTGTGGTATTCGATACCAACCGCATGTGGACAGCCCATTTACCCATGCTGATGGACCAGTTTCCCGGTTCCAAAGTGATTGCCTGTGTGCGCAATGTCGCCTGGGTCATGGATAGCATAGAACGCAAATACGCGGCTGATCCTTACGAAATCACACGCCTGTTCAATGACGACAATGAACGGGCAACAGTCTACAGCCGGGTAGAAACTCTGGCACAGCGCAACCGCATGGTGGGTTACCCCTGGGCGGCCCTGAAGAGTGCCTTTTACAGTGAGCATGCCGGTTCCATGCTACTCATCGATTATGACTTGCTGGCACAGGCACCACAAAAAGTGCTGCCGCTGATTTATGACTTTATCGGTGCCGAACCATTCGAGCATGACTTCCAGAATATCCAGTATGACGCGCCAGAATTCGATGCGCCTTTGGGCATGCGTGGCCTGCACAAAGTCAGGCCAGCTGTCAGCTTTCAGGCCCGCGACACCATACTACCCCCGATTTGTTTCAGCAATACAGCCAGCTATCGTTCTGGAAAGACACGACCGGTAGCCGTGCCAATGTAATCACCGCCAAATTTGTTCCAAATTCTACTGAAAATTGAAGATGACACTGATTAAACCCCTGAATCCAGCCACTTCTGAAATCAATTCATCTTCCGGTTCTTCGTCAAGTTTTGCATTTGACCCTCTACATCCAAGCCAGGCAGATGGTTTGCCGTTTGTCTCCACTGCAGTTGTTGCGCCAGCCGTTTCCGCCATTACGCAAACCCCAGCTGCACCATCCATTAACCTACCATCCGTTGCAGCCCCTGCACCTGTCGCTGCCGCAACGCCCCGTGAAGTGGTGTTTGTTGATACCACGCTGCAGAACTGGCAAGGCCTGATTGGCGATCTTAAACCCGGTACGGAAGTCATCACGCTCGATCCGTTAAAAAACGGTGTACAGCAAATGGCCGATGCCTTGCAAGGCAAGGCCGATATCACTGCTGTCCATATCGTGTCACACGGTGGTGAGGGCTACCTGGTGCTTGGCAATACCATGCTGTCTTCGTATAACCTGACAGACTATCAGTCCAGCCTGGCGACCATACAAAAAGCCATGGCACCAGGGGCTGATATTTTGCTGTATGGCTGTGATGTTGCCAAAGGCGATAACGGCACAAGCTTTGTGAATCAGTTGGCTAGAGCGACAGGTGCAGATGTCGCTGCATCGACCAATGACACGGGTGTACATGGTGATTGGGTGCTGGAATATCATAGTGGCGTGGTAGAGACTACTGCAATAGCTGCACAACAATATCATTATGACCTCGCGACCATTACTGTTACTAATTTGAACGATAATGGCACAGGCTCGTTACGAGATGCTGTGGTGAACGCGACTGGCAACGGCGCTGCCGATACTATCGTATTTGATCCAGCCTTGTTTGCCAGTGGTGCTGGCACCATTACCCTGACCAGCGGATCGCTTGAGGTTGGTGGCACCAGTGATGCGGATGCATTTAGTATTATCGGCCCTGGCAGCAATTTATTGACCATCAGTGGTAACAATAGCTCGCAAATTTTCCGGGCGGATAATTATGCTGCGGCCAATACTTCAGCATTGAATATTTCAGGTATGACGCTGAGCAATGCCAGCAATACCACAGCAACCGGGTACGCTCTTTCCCGTGGAGGCGGTGCCATTATCGTGGCGAGTACCGGTGCCGTGGTCATCGATCATGTAGTCATAAAGAATTCCAGTTCTTCCGGCTATGGCGGCGGCCTTTCTTCTTACGGTAATTACAATAGCAGTATTACCGTTAGCAATTCAAGTTTCCAGTCCAACACCACCACTGGCGCTGGTGGCGGCATTCATCTAGCTGCCAAATCGGTCACACTGCTGAATAACACTTTTGAAGGCAATACTGCTGTAACCAACGGTGGTGGTGTCGCACTCGGGATCATTGGGGCGGGTAATTTCACGGTCACCAATAACACCTTTTCCAATAACACCAGTGGCGCAAGCAATGTGGTGGCGGGCAAAGGTGGCGGATTGCAGATTTCGTCCTTCTCTGGAAGTACTGGCAGCATCATCAATAACACCATTGTTGGCAATCATTTCATTGGCAAATCAACGGACAATGTAGACCTGGTATCTGCGGATGGTGGGGGCTTGCATGTAGATGGCTCGCCTGGTGTGATTACGCTGTCGAACAATCTGATTGCGAACAATACAAGTACCGGCGCAGCTGGCAATAATGGCGCTGATCTTGTCCTGGGGCGCAATCTGACTGTCAATGGTGCAAATAATATTTTTGGAACCACGGCTGGCACCTACACCGCATCCGGTAGTGGCGGTAATACAATCAATAACCTGACCGGTACCATTTCCACAGTTCCAAGCATGGGTACACTGGCCTACAATGGCGGCCCGGTAAAGACTATTTCAATTGCTGGCGGCAGCAGTGCCGTAGGTGCAGGTACAACAAGCGGCGCGCCGACGACGGATGCACGTGGATTTAACCGAGGTGGCACAATTGATATTGGCGCCTATGAATCGTCCGATAATGGCAGCTTTAACTTCAGTGGAGTGGTGTCACCGGCAAATGGCTTCGTTGATGTACCCATCAATTACGACCTGGTGATTGATTTTGGCACAGCAGTCACTGCAGTTGCCAGCAAAAATATTGTCATTTACCGGCAGTCAGACAATGCAGTACTGGAAACCATCGCTGCAACAGATACGGGCAAGGTTACATTCAGCAGTGGCACCGGTGGCGCCAATAGCAAGGTCACGATTAATCCTGCCGCTAATTTCCTGGGCAAGACGGGTTACTATGTATTGATAGACAGCGGCTCTTTCCTGGACAGCAGCAACAAGTCGTTTACCGGTATCGCTTCGAGTTCTAGCTGGGCCTTTACTTCTGCCGGTTTGCCATCCACCATCACTAGTGCCACCTATGACGCCAGTACCGGCATTCTGTCGGTTACTGGAACCAATATGGCGAACGGCGATACGATTGATGTTTCCAAGCTGTCGCTAACAGGGCAGGGTGGTTCGTATACGCTTACTTCAGCAAATGTAACCACAAGCAGCGCAACTGCATTCTCGGTGACCCTGAATGCGGCTGACAAACTCGCAGTGAATGGTGTACTGAACAAAAACGGTACGACGGCGGTTGATACCACTACTTTTAATCTGGCAGCGGCCGCAGGTTGGGATGCGTCGCAAGGACCATTGGCAGATGCTACAAATGCAGTGACTGTCTCCAACGTCACTGCACCAACGATTACGTCTGCAACTTACGACGGTACAACGCATGCCTTCGTCATCACGGGTACCAACCTCGTCAAGACCATTGGTGCAACAAACGATGTGAATATCTCGACGCTGACCATCACTGGCGAAGGGGTGCAACCCGCACGCTAAGCACTACTGGCAACATCGAAATCAACTCTGACACCAGCTTCACCTTTACCTTGGCTGGTGCCGATATTGTCGCAGTCGATAACTTGCTCAACAAGAATGGCACATCCTCTGCCAGCAGCGCTACCACCTATAACATCGCTGCTGCCAACAACTGGAACGGTACCGTCACCGGTGGCAATATCCAGGATTTAACTGGTAACAGCATTACCGTTTCCAATGCCGCGCCAAGCATATTGAGTTCTACCTACGATGCTGCGACTGGGACGTTGACGGTCTCTGCCGTCAACATCGCCACCAACGACGTCATAGATGTCACCAAATTAAGTGTGACTGGCGAAGGTGGCTCCTACACGCTGACAGCGGCTACCAGCAATCCAACGGCGGCCAGTGCCACGTCTTTCATCGTTACGCTGGGTGCTGCCGACAAACTCGCCATCAACGGCATTTTGAACAAGAACGGCACCACTGCTGTTGATACCACCACCTTCAACCTGGCTGCCGCTGCTTCCTGGGATCAGACCAGAACTTCCGGTGCCGACTTGACCGGCAATGCAGTGACAGTATCGAATGTCACCGCACCAACTATTACCTTAGCGACGTACAACGCTTCCAACCACATCTTTAGTGTTACTGGTACCAACCTCGTCAAGACTATCGGTGCCACCACCGATATCAGTATTTCCAAACTCACGATTACCGGTGAAGGTGGTGCGACCTATACCCTGTCCACGACAGGCAATGTTGAAATCAACTCCCCCACCAGCTTTACCTTTACACTCTCTGGTGCAGATATTGCCGCAGTTAATAACTTACTCAATAAGAATGGTACTTCCTCGGCCGGCACTGCTACCACCTATAACATTGCCGCTGCCGATGACTGGAATAGCGTCATCACTGGCGGCAACATCCAGGATTTGACTGGCAACGGCATCAACGTTTCGAATGCACCAGCGAGTATAGTCAGTGCCACCTACAATGCCACCAGCGGCGCCCTGAGTGTGTCAGCCCTCAACTTGCAGAATGGAGACATCATTGATGTGCACAAGCTGTCCGTCACAGGCGAGGGGGGCTCCTATACCCTCACCAGCAACCTCGTAGTCGCTACCAGTAGCGGCTTTACAGTCACCCTGAACGCCGCCGACAAGCTGGCAGTCAACGGCATATTGAACAACAACGGCACCATAGCCGTGGATAACACCACCTTCAACCTGGCTGCTGCTGCCAATTGGGACACTGACTTACCATCGAGTGCCGACCTGACCGGCAATGCCGTGACAGTATCGAATGTCACCGCACCAACGATCACCTCAGCGACCTACAACGGTAACACCCACGTCTTCACCGTCACCGGCACCAACCTTGTTAAAACCATCGGTGCGACCAATGACGTCAACCTGTCCAAGCTCACCATCACTGGTGAAGGCGGTGCGACCTACACCCTGTCCGCCACTGGTAACGTTGAAGTCACTTCTGCCACCAGCTTTACCGTCACCCTGACCGGTGCTGATATCGGTGGTGTTGCCGCGCTGTTGAATAAAAATGGTAGCTCTTCGGTCAGTAGTACCACCTACAACATCGCCGCTGCCGATGACTGGAACAGCGCCATCACCGGTGGCAACATCCAGGACCTGACTGGCAATGGCATCACCGTTTCCAACGCTGCACCGAGCATCATCAGCTCTACCTACGATGCAGCCACAGGTATTCTGAGTGTCACTGCCGTCAATATTGTCGGTGGCGACACCATTGATGTCAGCAAACTCTCACTCGTCGGCCAGGGTGGCGGTTCTTACACATTAACCACCCCCAACGTCACCGCCAGCAGCAGTACCGCCTTTGCCGTGACCCTCAACGCCGCCGACAAACTCGCCGTCAATGGCCTGTTGAACAAGACTGGCACCACGGCCGTTGATGCCACCACCTTCAACCTGGCCGCTGCTGCTTCCTGGGACGCTACCACCACATCGGGTGCCGACCTGACCGGCAATGCCGTCACCGTATCGAACGTCGCCGCCCCAACGATCACCTCAGCCACCTACGACGTCAACACCCACGTCCTGACCGTCACCGGCACCGGCCTCGTCAGTACCCTCGGCGCCACCAATGACATCACTGTCACTGCCCTGACCATCAAAGGCGAAGGCGGTATCGTCCGGACTTTGTCGACCACCGGCAATGTCGAAGTCACCTCCGCCACCAGCTTTGCTGTGACACTGGCCGGTGCTGACCAGACTACCGTTGAAGGCCTGTTCAACAAGAATGGCACCACCTCCACCGGTGGCACCACCTACAACCTGGCCGCAGCCGA
This is a stretch of genomic DNA from Undibacterium sp. KW1. It encodes these proteins:
- a CDS encoding sulfotransferase, with the protein product MTTPTYHFISGLPRSGSTLLAALLLQNPRFHAGMTSPVGTLYTSMLHQFGAGTEFGPVITKAERKRLVRGLFDSYYAEHADKSVVFDTNRMWTAHLPMLMDQFPGSKVIACVRNVAWVMDSIERKYAADPYEITRLFNDDNERATVYSRVETLAQRNRMVGYPWAALKSAFYSEHAGSMLLIDYDLLAQAPQKVLPLIYDFIGAEPFEHDFQNIQYDAPEFDAPLGMRGLHKVRPAVSFQARDTILPPICFSNTASYRSGKTRPVAVPM
- the pbpG gene encoding D-alanyl-D-alanine endopeptidase, translating into MVKFARSAVVFALIALLPVASALAANNTHKNSSKKHAVHGKTHAAPHKKIIIHTASGKLVKRTVMVHGKRKVITERVALVREVPDKPSMGDTVGLKNTQDPLELKSNVAYVVDQDSSKVLFEKNSDVSLPIASITKLMTSLVVVEAHQDMDEQIEVTNDDIDKEKNTSSRLKIGAKLSRSDMLHIALMSSENRAASALGRNYPGGLPAFVTAMNTKAKQLGMTDTHYVDSSGLSSQNRASARDLVKLVNAAYQHPVIRQYSTDSKYVVAPGGKNLEYGTSNKLVINPAWEIGLQKTGYIAEAGRCLVMQAIIEGRNIVMVFLDSKGKYSRLADADRMKKWLETIKPHV
- a CDS encoding ABC transporter ATP-binding protein is translated as MTEQTILKIEGANKRFGGLQALSNVGINIKKGQIYGLIGPNGAGKTTFFNVITGLYQPDTGTFELEGKPYSPSAPHEVARAGIARTFQNIRLFGEMTALENVMVGRHIRTHQGVFGAVFRHGAAKKEEAEIRQRAQELLDFVGIGQFASRTSKFLSYGDQRRLEIARALATDPKLLALDEPAAGMNATEKLALRELLVKIKAEGKTILLIEHDVKLMMGLCDRMTVLDYGKPIAEGLPADIQKNPAVIEAYLGGGH
- a CDS encoding phasin family protein, whose translation is MFTAPEQISAATKANFDAQLALFTTLTGKAFEGVEKFIELNLNAAKSSLEESSAATKQLLAAKDPQEFFNLSAAQAQPTAEKVLAYSRHLANIATSTQAEFTHAAEAQIAETNRKVLSLIDEVSKNAPAGSEQFVSLFKTSIDNANASYDHISKTTKQAVEALEANLNNAVSTATKAATPKAAKK
- a CDS encoding ABC transporter ATP-binding protein yields the protein MAENVLKISNLKVAYGGIKAVKGIDLEVNKGELITLIGANGAGKTTTLKAITGTLPACKVEGEIVYLGNSIRNVNSFEMVKNHLAMVPEGRGVFTRMTILENLMMGAFIRNDKAGIEADIEKWFAVFPRLKERAAQLAGTLSGGEQQMLAMARALMSHPNLLLLDEPSMGLSPIMVEKIFEVVRNVSAQGITILLVEQNAKLALQAAHRGYVMDSGSITMSGNAKDMLNDPKVQAAYLGE
- a CDS encoding DUF4347 domain-containing protein is translated as MTLIKPLNPATSEINSSSGSSSSFAFDPLHPSQADGLPFVSTAVVAPAVSAITQTPAAPSINLPSVAAPAPVAAATPREVVFVDTTLQNWQGLIGDLKPGTEVITLDPLKNGVQQMADALQGKADITAVHIVSHGGEGYLVLGNTMLSSYNLTDYQSSLATIQKAMAPGADILLYGCDVAKGDNGTSFVNQLARATGADVAASTNDTGVHGDWVLEYHSGVVETTAIAAQQYHYDLATITVTNLNDNGTGSLRDAVVNATGNGAADTIVFDPALFASGAGTITLTSGSLEVGGTSDADAFSIIGPGSNLLTISGNNSSQIFRADNYAAANTSALNISGMTLSNASNTTATGYALSRGGGAIIVASTGAVVIDHVVIKNSSSSGYGGGLSSYGNYNSSITVSNSSFQSNTTTGAGGGIHLAAKSVTLLNNTFEGNTAVTNGGGVALGIIGAGNFTVTNNTFSNNTSGASNVVAGKGGGLQISSFSGSTGSIINNTIVGNHFIGKSTDNVDLVSADGGGLHVDGSPGVITLSNNLIANNTSTGAAGNNGADLVLGRNLTVNGANNIFGTTAGTYTASGSGGNTINNLTGTISTVPSMGTLAYNGGPVKTISIAGGSSAVGAGTTSGAPTTDARGFNRGGTIDIGAYESSDNGSFNFSGVVSPANGFVDVPINYDLVIDFGTAVTAVASKNIVIYRQSDNAVLETIAATDTGKVTFSSGTGGANSKVTINPAANFLGKTGYYVLIDSGSFLDSSNKSFTGIASSSSWAFTSAGLPSTITSATYDASTGILSVTGTNMANGDTIDVSKLSLTGQGGSYTLTSANVTTSSATAFSVTLNAADKLAVNGVLNKNGTTAVDTTTFNLAAAAGWDASQGPLADATNAVTVSNVTAPTITSATYDGTTHAFVITGTNLVKTIGATNDVNISTLTITGEGVQPAR
- a CDS encoding thioesterase family protein is translated as MAITAKTKKDFKHFHAITTRWMDNDAYGHVNNVVYYSWFDTVVNEFLISNGVLDIENSPVIGLVIETQCNYLASVAFPDVIEAGVSVSKLGNSSVRYEVGIFKNGEDQAAAQGHFVHVYVDRENRRPTAIPGNMRQLLQTIEVTGS
- a CDS encoding nitroreductase, which encodes MITSANQQVVDEAITSRRSIRAFLPTAVAREDIQAILEVAARAPSGSNTQPWKVYVLTGSRLHAVSNAILAAHNSEGQGGHEQEYNYYPVKWITPYLERRRKVGWDLYALLGLGRENKMGMHAQHGRNYAFFDAPVGFIFTIDRVMEQGSWLDYGMFLQNIMIAARGRGLDTCPQAAFTQYHKVIAEQLQLPADEMLVCGMSLGYADHSKIENNLVTERASLADFVRFIE